In one Hominilimicola fabiformis genomic region, the following are encoded:
- a CDS encoding AAA family ATPase produces MQKLQTVNAETLLYEPLEKPSFVVDSLIPTGLSLFCGSQKIGKSWLMLKLCLCVSQGIPLWDMTTMEGDVLYLCLEDTFCRIQDRLFRLTDEASGRLHFAVASCKLSDGLIVQLEDYLKDYPDSRLIVIDTLQKVRTASKDNAYASDYGDISLIKDFADRHSLAVIVVHHIRKQNDSDVFNKVSGTTGLTGSADATFVLEKEKRASDTAKLYVTGRDTPYQEYTLRFRDCSWELVERKTQEQLAKETIPDVLFRLVDFMRDKEEWAGTATELLAAMGETETIPTVITKWLNEYHTTFLSENRICYQYSRRKDGRQIALARRAGDSGDGGDSDIGIPPVTVIDA; encoded by the coding sequence ATGCAGAAGTTACAGACAGTCAACGCCGAAACGCTCCTTTATGAGCCGCTTGAGAAGCCGTCCTTTGTGGTGGACAGCCTTATCCCCACAGGCTTGTCGCTGTTCTGCGGCTCACAGAAGATAGGCAAGAGCTGGCTCATGCTGAAGCTGTGCTTATGCGTGTCGCAGGGAATCCCCTTATGGGACATGACGACAATGGAGGGCGATGTGCTTTACCTCTGCCTTGAGGACACGTTCTGCCGCATACAGGACAGGCTGTTCCGTTTGACGGACGAAGCGAGCGGGCGGCTTCATTTTGCCGTGGCAAGCTGCAAGCTGTCAGACGGTCTTATCGTGCAGCTTGAGGATTATCTGAAAGACTATCCAGACAGCAGGCTCATTGTCATTGATACCTTGCAGAAAGTCCGTACAGCTTCAAAAGACAACGCCTATGCAAGCGACTATGGGGACATCTCCCTAATCAAAGATTTTGCCGACAGGCACTCTCTGGCGGTCATTGTCGTACACCACATCCGAAAGCAGAATGACAGCGATGTGTTCAACAAGGTGTCTGGGACGACAGGCTTAACGGGGAGTGCGGACGCTACCTTTGTTCTGGAAAAGGAGAAACGGGCATCTGACACCGCCAAGCTGTATGTAACGGGCAGGGACACGCCCTATCAGGAATACACGCTCCGTTTCCGTGATTGCAGTTGGGAACTTGTGGAGAGGAAAACGCAGGAGCAGCTTGCGAAAGAAACGATACCAGATGTCCTTTTTCGGTTGGTGGATTTTATGAGGGATAAGGAAGAATGGGCAGGCACGGCAACGGAGCTGTTAGCCGCTATGGGGGAAACGGAAACCATACCCACGGTGATTACGAAATGGCTGAATGAATATCACACCACATTTTTAAGCGAGAACCGTATCTGCTACCAGTACAGCCGCAGGAAAGACGGCAGGCAGATTGCCCTTGCAAGGAGGGCGGGTGACAGCGGTGACGGCGGTGACAGCGATATTGGGATACCCCCTGTTACTGTCATTGACGCTTAA
- a CDS encoding sigma factor-like helix-turn-helix DNA-binding protein, which translates to MAYKAKAYTLREESTESGIRYFISFKDGQGEHHELEVSEQLFFEFRQMERRNRNLLQWDERHREFSEVWDETLNRRALKLPKSIEEQMIEAERAELLCKAVDRLPEIQRRRFLLYYEYEFNFYQIAAMEHCTASAIQKSVAVAKKKVKAEMRKYLQP; encoded by the coding sequence ATGGCATATAAAGCTAAGGCGTACACGCTTCGGGAGGAATCCACGGAAAGCGGTATAAGGTATTTTATCAGTTTTAAGGACGGGCAGGGGGAACACCACGAACTGGAAGTATCCGAGCAGTTATTCTTTGAATTTCGGCAGATGGAACGCAGGAACAGGAATCTTCTCCAATGGGACGAGCGGCACAGGGAGTTTTCGGAAGTATGGGACGAAACGCTGAACAGGCGGGCGTTAAAGCTGCCTAAGAGCATTGAGGAACAAATGATTGAAGCAGAACGGGCGGAACTGCTCTGTAAGGCGGTTGACAGACTGCCAGAGATACAAAGGCGACGTTTCCTGCTCTACTACGAGTATGAGTTCAATTTTTACCAAATCGCCGCTATGGAGCATTGCACCGCTTCTGCAATACAGAAATCCGTTGCTGTTGCAAAGAAGAAAGTAAAAGCGGAAATGAGGAAATATCTCCAACCATGA
- the mobV gene encoding MobV family relaxase translates to MPYAILRFQKRKAGGVAACERHNERKKEAYKSNPDIDMERSKNNYHLVAPPKYTYKKEINRKVAEAGCRTRKDSVMMVETLITASPEFMNQLPPEEQKAYFTMALDFISERVGEQNILSAVVHMDERTPHMHLCFVPITPDNKLSAKTILGNQKSLSEWQTAYHERMSSRWNQLERGQSSMETKRKHVPTWLYKLGGRLDKQYGEIVSALSDINAFNAGKKRDKALELVAAWLPEVEKFSKEIGRQQAYIDSLKEQIGQEADYAGRMRDEKYEQELKVQKANQRIFELQRTNEQMGRLLSKIPPEVLEELQRTGRNKSRER, encoded by the coding sequence ATGCCCTATGCAATCCTGCGTTTCCAGAAACGCAAAGCGGGCGGCGTTGCGGCTTGCGAACGCCACAACGAGCGGAAGAAAGAAGCCTACAAAAGCAACCCAGATATCGACATGGAACGCTCTAAAAATAACTATCATCTTGTCGCACCGCCAAAGTACACCTATAAGAAAGAGATTAACCGAAAGGTAGCCGAAGCAGGGTGCAGGACAAGGAAAGACAGCGTGATGATGGTGGAAACGCTCATCACGGCTTCACCAGAATTTATGAACCAGTTACCGCCCGAAGAACAGAAAGCGTATTTTACGATGGCTCTGGATTTCATTTCGGAGCGTGTCGGGGAGCAGAATATCCTCTCCGCAGTCGTCCACATGGACGAGAGAACGCCCCATATGCACCTCTGCTTTGTGCCGATTACACCAGACAATAAGCTGTCCGCCAAAACAATTTTAGGCAATCAAAAGAGCCTGTCGGAGTGGCAGACCGCCTACCATGAGCGGATGTCCTCACGTTGGAATCAGCTTGAGAGAGGTCAATCTTCGATGGAAACCAAGCGGAAACACGTCCCCACATGGCTCTATAAGTTGGGCGGCAGGCTTGATAAGCAGTATGGGGAAATCGTGTCTGCCCTGTCCGACATCAACGCCTTTAACGCAGGGAAAAAGCGTGACAAGGCTCTGGAACTGGTTGCCGCATGGCTGCCCGAAGTGGAGAAATTCTCTAAGGAAATCGGCAGACAGCAGGCGTATATCGACAGCTTAAAGGAGCAAATCGGGCAGGAAGCCGACTATGCAGGGCGTATGCGTGATGAAAAGTACGAGCAGGAATTAAAGGTGCAGAAAGCCAACCAGAGGATATTTGAATTGCAGAGAACCAACGAGCAGATGGGGCGGCTGCTCTCAAAGATACCGCCAGAAGTGTTGGAAGAATTACAGAGAACAGGCAGAAACAAATCAAGAGAAAGGTAA
- a CDS encoding sigma-70 family RNA polymerase sigma factor — protein MAYNHGREDRKWRIWKEAEEKLLRECGVDEVTIEQIRIADRADFNSNRRFYRWTNDVAEYLEDMADRERQAEVNTVAELLDEIESENLYQVLVTVDGRTLKIVLLKMQGYSTKEIAPLVHLTTGAIYARLDHLRKKLRKIL, from the coding sequence ATGGCATACAACCACGGACGGGAGGACAGGAAATGGCGTATCTGGAAAGAAGCGGAGGAAAAGCTGCTGCGTGAGTGCGGCGTTGATGAAGTGACCATTGAGCAGATACGCATAGCGGACAGGGCAGACTTCAATTCCAACAGGCGGTTTTACCGATGGACGAATGACGTTGCGGAATACCTTGAGGACATGGCAGACAGGGAGCGGCAAGCGGAGGTGAATACAGTTGCGGAGTTACTGGACGAGATTGAGAGCGAAAATCTCTATCAAGTATTAGTCACGGTGGACGGGCGTACCTTGAAAATCGTCCTGCTGAAAATGCAGGGGTATTCCACAAAGGAGATTGCCCCACTTGTGCATTTGACGACTGGTGCCATCTATGCGAGGTTAGACCATCTGCGGAAGAAGCTTCGGAAAATTTTGTAA